In Nocardia sp. NBC_00403, one DNA window encodes the following:
- a CDS encoding SRPBCC family protein has product MTTTRALPALSDIPEEVIPGVLRIENSDKDATTPIIMDMLRSVYPHDQIFGEYCPVQAYIAAPPQEVFEYLADTRSLEEWTYSLRGFVETEEPGLWLAYDRLGDATKIFTRTVAHQDGMTVDYHCAWDQGRHLWMVYLLRVIDAQVVFNKPGSVVLWVNCKHPFYDENPYPETAPAKRPVWVGDFWEMFSAGHQLEMDNLKAICEYRAANGLPIKPDWMK; this is encoded by the coding sequence TTGACCACCACCCGAGCCCTGCCCGCACTCAGTGATATCCCGGAGGAAGTCATCCCCGGTGTGCTGCGAATCGAGAACTCCGACAAGGACGCGACCACGCCGATCATCATGGATATGCTGCGGTCGGTCTATCCGCACGATCAGATCTTCGGTGAGTACTGCCCGGTGCAGGCGTATATCGCGGCGCCGCCGCAAGAGGTGTTCGAGTACCTCGCCGACACCAGGTCATTGGAAGAGTGGACCTACAGCCTGCGCGGGTTCGTCGAGACCGAGGAACCGGGCCTGTGGCTGGCCTACGACCGCCTCGGGGACGCCACCAAGATCTTCACCCGCACCGTTGCGCATCAGGACGGCATGACCGTGGACTACCACTGCGCCTGGGACCAGGGCCGGCACCTGTGGATGGTCTATCTGCTTCGGGTGATCGACGCGCAGGTGGTGTTCAACAAGCCGGGTTCGGTTGTCCTGTGGGTCAACTGTAAGCACCCCTTCTACGACGAAAATCCCTATCCCGAAACCGCGCCTGCCAAGCGCCCGGTGTGGGTCGGCGATTTCTGGGAGATGTTCTCCGCGGGGCATCAGCTGGAAATGGACAACCTCAAGGCGATCTGTGAATATCGCGCGGCCAACGGCCTGCCGATCAAGCCCGACTGGATGAAGTGA
- a CDS encoding glycoside hydrolase family 25 protein, whose protein sequence is MDSTRWRSTHALALSAIAVGGILTATMPGTATAAPSGPDVSSWQHLDGRFIDWFAVRRSGHDFAMVKATEGLNYVNPYFIQDSLLMRAAGVARGTYHYAQPSLPPQSQAALYAATVLGQNGPLDLPPVLDMENAGGLDPARLINWTRRYLETIELLTGRTPIIYTNPNFWKTAMANTDEFVHYPLWIADYRGNDQPEVPGGWPTWTFWQTTDRGKVPGIAGGTDVNVYSGAQGDFARYAHISGLLGSS, encoded by the coding sequence ATGGATAGCACTCGTTGGAGATCGACTCACGCTCTTGCGTTGTCCGCGATCGCTGTGGGCGGCATCCTCACCGCAACCATGCCGGGCACCGCGACGGCCGCACCGAGCGGACCGGATGTCTCGTCTTGGCAGCATCTCGACGGCCGGTTCATCGACTGGTTCGCGGTCCGACGCTCCGGCCACGACTTCGCGATGGTGAAGGCCACCGAGGGTCTGAACTACGTCAATCCGTACTTCATCCAGGACAGCTTGCTGATGCGCGCGGCAGGCGTCGCACGCGGGACCTACCACTATGCCCAGCCGAGCCTGCCGCCGCAATCACAGGCCGCGCTGTATGCGGCGACAGTGCTCGGACAGAATGGGCCGCTGGATCTGCCGCCGGTGCTCGACATGGAGAACGCGGGCGGCCTCGACCCGGCGCGGCTGATCAACTGGACCCGCCGCTACCTGGAAACCATCGAGCTGCTGACCGGCCGGACCCCGATCATCTACACCAATCCGAACTTCTGGAAGACCGCCATGGCGAACACCGATGAGTTCGTCCACTACCCGCTCTGGATCGCCGACTACCGCGGCAACGACCAACCCGAGGTGCCCGGCGGCTGGCCGACCTGGACGTTCTGGCAGACCACCGACCGCGGCAAAGTTCCCGGCATCGCGGGCGGCACCGATGTGAACGTATACAGCGGCGCCCAAGGCGATTTCGCCCGCTACGCGCACATCAGCGGCCTGCTCGGCAGCAGCTGA
- a CDS encoding polysaccharide deacetylase family protein: MDRRRLLSMLAAGTAVALTGGVVAEGAPIDSGSAGGGPILPPAPRLPPPPGGPKTPIPASTITALPGPGNTMALTVDDGASPDVVAAYIAFARDTGARFTFFVTAYYDSWNMHRNALRPLVESGQIQLANHTWDHPDLTKLSGSAVAAQLNQAKSYLHNNFGVDGTPYFRPPFGRHNGTVDRVAADLGYTVPTMWYGSLSDSGVITEDYLIECARKYFNPQTIVIGHANAPAVTHCYGQLVDIIKERNLALVTLNDVLLPPR; this comes from the coding sequence GTGGACAGACGTCGGTTGTTGTCGATGCTCGCCGCCGGCACCGCGGTCGCGTTGACCGGCGGTGTGGTTGCGGAGGGCGCGCCGATCGACAGCGGGTCCGCGGGCGGCGGGCCGATCCTGCCACCTGCGCCGCGGTTGCCACCCCCGCCCGGTGGGCCGAAGACGCCGATTCCGGCGTCGACCATCACCGCGCTGCCCGGACCGGGCAACACCATGGCGCTGACCGTCGACGACGGCGCCAGCCCCGACGTGGTCGCCGCCTACATCGCATTCGCACGTGACACCGGCGCCCGGTTCACCTTCTTCGTGACCGCCTACTACGACTCGTGGAACATGCACCGGAATGCGTTGCGGCCCTTGGTGGAGTCGGGGCAGATCCAGCTGGCCAACCACACCTGGGACCATCCGGATCTGACCAAACTGTCCGGCTCGGCCGTCGCTGCCCAGCTGAATCAGGCAAAGAGCTACCTGCACAACAACTTCGGCGTGGACGGAACGCCGTACTTCCGGCCGCCGTTCGGCAGGCACAACGGCACGGTGGACCGGGTGGCCGCGGACCTCGGATACACGGTGCCGACCATGTGGTACGGCTCGCTGTCGGACTCCGGTGTGATCACCGAGGATTACCTGATCGAGTGCGCCCGCAAGTATTTCAACCCGCAGACCATCGTCATCGGCCATGCGAACGCGCCTGCGGTCACGCATTGCTACGGACAGCTGGTCGACATCATCAAGGAGCGCAACCTCGCACTGGTCACGCTGAACGACGTCCTGCTCCCGCCGCGCTGA
- a CDS encoding 3-oxoacyl-ACP synthase III family protein, with protein sequence MANASTNELNPDAPRLPTVSLVDVASYLPGDPVGTEYFTQFSRSDRMAKNVMFRSPKARHHVDRDETAVDMVERAVAPLIERHGAQLLSNIDVLITHTQLPDNPVMGCGPEVARRLGARPGFVYDVHNGGCAAFVHMMAMARMILQTTDARTALIAATQNCAGPVFTQPDIRKLAQAPVPGDGCGVGLLVKDDSAPILDIECRTYPEFAGDMSFSTNGDRKYWEPGEGQGCVSFTESKITKVFARGNRLVPEVALEVCDRIGVKGRDIDTFVTNQPNRLFLRNWHDALELPAERHPDTFDQCGNLFAAGIPVTLDAENRAGRLRNGSVVLMSAFAHAGDFAGAAAVRWGAAQ encoded by the coding sequence ATGGCAAACGCGAGTACCAACGAACTAAACCCTGACGCCCCCCGACTGCCGACGGTCAGTCTGGTCGATGTGGCCAGCTATCTGCCCGGTGATCCCGTCGGCACCGAATACTTCACCCAGTTCAGCCGCTCGGACCGGATGGCGAAGAATGTCATGTTCCGTTCGCCCAAGGCACGCCATCATGTGGACCGGGACGAGACCGCGGTGGACATGGTCGAGCGTGCCGTCGCGCCGCTGATCGAACGCCATGGCGCACAACTGCTTTCGAACATCGACGTGCTGATCACGCACACTCAGCTGCCGGACAACCCGGTCATGGGGTGCGGGCCGGAAGTGGCGCGCAGGCTCGGCGCGCGGCCCGGATTCGTCTACGACGTGCACAACGGTGGCTGCGCGGCATTTGTGCACATGATGGCGATGGCGCGAATGATCCTGCAAACCACCGACGCGCGCACCGCCCTCATCGCGGCCACGCAGAACTGCGCCGGCCCGGTGTTCACCCAGCCCGATATCCGCAAGCTCGCGCAGGCTCCGGTGCCCGGCGACGGATGCGGCGTCGGACTGCTGGTGAAGGACGACAGCGCGCCGATCCTCGATATCGAATGCCGCACCTATCCCGAGTTCGCCGGGGATATGTCGTTCTCCACCAATGGCGATCGCAAGTACTGGGAGCCGGGTGAAGGCCAGGGCTGCGTGAGCTTCACCGAATCGAAGATCACCAAGGTGTTCGCACGCGGCAACCGCCTGGTGCCCGAGGTGGCACTCGAGGTGTGCGATCGGATCGGTGTGAAGGGGCGCGATATCGACACCTTCGTCACCAATCAACCGAACCGGCTGTTCCTGCGCAACTGGCACGACGCGCTCGAACTGCCCGCCGAACGCCACCCCGACACCTTCGATCAGTGCGGAAACCTGTTTGCCGCGGGCATTCCGGTCACCCTCGATGCGGAGAACCGGGCGGGCAGACTGCGCAACGGGTCGGTGGTACTGATGTCGGCGTTCGCGCACGCGGGCGACTTCGCGGGTGCGGCAGCGGTGCGCTGGGGCGCGGCGCAATGA
- the leuS gene encoding leucine--tRNA ligase, with amino-acid sequence MQDTRATESAVPEHRYNAGLAVRIEDRWQRIWAERGTFHAPNPVGPLAGATPADKLFVQDMFPYPSGAGLHVGHPLGYIATDVFARYHRMHGRNVLHALGYDAFGLPAEQYAVQTGAHPRVTTESNIATMQRQLDRLGLGHDRRRTFATTDPEYYRWTQWIFLRIYNAWYDLEMDRARPIAELEDQFASGARPTPDGRAWDALSGRERTALLDSYRLVYQTDSVVNWCPGLGTVLSNEEVTAEGRSERGNFPVFRKRLWQWMMRITAYADRLVDDLDRLDWPDNVKSMQRNWIGRSRGAQVKFDAAGEQIEVFTTRPDTLFGATYVVLAPEHELVDKLTAAAWPDGTDTRWSNESATPAEAIAAYRKSIAAKSDLERQENKEKTGVFLGTYATNPANGAQVPVFIADYVLSGYGTGAIMAVPGHDQRDWDFATALGLPIVEVIAGGDITVAAVTGDGALVNSGYLDGLSVEEAKATIIARLETEGHGKGTIQYKLRDWLFARQRYWGEPFPIVYDEDGAPHALPESMLPVQLPELDDFAPVTFDPDDANSEPSPPLAKAADWVNVELDLGDGPKMYRRDTNVMPNWAGSSWYQLRYADPTNSEAFCAKENEEYWLGPRSGEHGVDDPGGVDLYVGGVEHAVLHLLYARFWQKVLFDLGDVTGFEPYRRLFNQGYIQAHAYTDERGAYVPAAEITERDGKFFWTDQTGTEIEAFQEYGKIGKSLKNAISPDEMCDLYGADTFRFYEMSMGPLDTSRPWATKDVVGAHRFLQRVWRLAVDEETGALRVTDAAPADETLRLVHKTIAGVDEDLAALRDNTAGAKLIELTNHLTKTYPGGAPRSAVEPVVLMLAPMAPHIAEELWERLGHTRSLAHGPFPIADPALLVDASVEYPIQVNGKVRSRIQVPADADNAAIEAAALADEKIAALLGGNAPRKLIVVPGRLVNIVA; translated from the coding sequence GTGCAGGACACTCGTGCAACCGAAAGCGCTGTACCGGAGCACAGGTATAACGCTGGCCTCGCCGTCCGCATCGAGGATCGGTGGCAGCGGATCTGGGCGGAGCGCGGAACCTTCCACGCACCGAACCCGGTCGGTCCGCTCGCGGGTGCGACCCCGGCGGACAAACTCTTCGTCCAGGACATGTTCCCGTATCCCTCCGGCGCGGGCCTGCACGTCGGGCATCCACTCGGCTACATCGCCACCGACGTCTTCGCGCGCTACCACCGGATGCACGGGCGCAACGTGCTGCACGCGCTCGGCTACGACGCCTTCGGCCTGCCGGCCGAGCAGTACGCGGTGCAGACCGGCGCCCATCCGCGGGTGACGACCGAGTCCAACATCGCCACCATGCAGCGGCAGCTGGACCGGCTCGGGCTCGGGCACGACCGGCGGCGCACGTTCGCGACCACCGATCCCGAGTACTACCGCTGGACCCAGTGGATCTTCCTGCGTATTTACAACGCCTGGTACGACCTGGAAATGGACAGGGCCCGCCCGATCGCCGAGCTCGAGGACCAGTTCGCCTCGGGTGCACGGCCGACACCGGACGGCCGCGCATGGGACGCGCTGAGCGGCCGCGAGCGCACGGCGCTGCTGGACTCCTATCGTCTGGTGTACCAGACCGATTCGGTGGTCAACTGGTGCCCCGGCCTGGGCACCGTGCTGTCCAACGAAGAGGTCACCGCCGAGGGCCGCAGCGAACGCGGCAACTTTCCAGTGTTCCGTAAGCGCCTGTGGCAGTGGATGATGCGCATCACCGCCTACGCCGACCGGCTGGTCGACGATCTCGATCGGCTGGACTGGCCGGACAACGTGAAGTCCATGCAGCGCAACTGGATCGGGCGATCCCGTGGCGCGCAGGTGAAGTTCGACGCGGCGGGCGAACAGATCGAGGTCTTCACCACCAGGCCCGACACCCTGTTCGGCGCAACATATGTGGTGCTGGCCCCCGAACACGAGCTGGTCGACAAGCTGACCGCGGCCGCCTGGCCCGACGGCACCGATACGCGCTGGTCCAACGAGAGCGCGACACCCGCGGAAGCCATTGCGGCCTACCGCAAGTCGATCGCCGCCAAGTCGGATCTGGAGCGCCAGGAGAACAAGGAGAAGACCGGCGTCTTCCTCGGCACCTACGCCACCAACCCGGCCAATGGCGCACAAGTACCCGTCTTCATCGCCGACTACGTGCTCAGCGGCTACGGCACCGGCGCGATCATGGCGGTACCCGGCCACGACCAGCGGGACTGGGATTTCGCCACGGCGCTCGGGCTGCCGATCGTCGAGGTCATCGCGGGCGGCGACATCACCGTCGCGGCGGTGACCGGCGACGGCGCACTGGTGAACTCCGGCTATCTCGACGGCCTGTCGGTCGAGGAGGCCAAGGCCACCATCATTGCCAGGCTGGAGACCGAAGGCCACGGCAAGGGCACCATCCAATACAAGCTGCGTGACTGGCTGTTCGCTCGGCAGCGGTACTGGGGCGAGCCGTTCCCGATCGTCTACGACGAAGACGGCGCACCGCACGCGCTGCCGGAATCCATGCTGCCCGTGCAGCTTCCCGAGCTCGACGACTTCGCGCCGGTCACCTTCGATCCCGACGACGCGAACTCCGAGCCGTCCCCGCCACTGGCCAAGGCCGCCGACTGGGTCAATGTCGAACTGGATCTCGGCGATGGCCCCAAGATGTACCGGCGCGACACCAATGTCATGCCGAACTGGGCGGGCAGCTCGTGGTACCAGCTGCGCTACGCCGACCCGACCAACAGCGAAGCGTTCTGCGCCAAGGAGAACGAGGAGTACTGGCTCGGTCCGCGCAGCGGCGAGCACGGTGTGGACGATCCGGGCGGTGTCGACCTGTATGTCGGTGGCGTCGAACACGCGGTGCTGCACCTGCTGTACGCACGGTTCTGGCAGAAGGTGCTCTTCGACCTGGGCGATGTGACCGGTTTCGAGCCGTACCGCAGGCTGTTCAACCAGGGCTACATCCAGGCCCACGCCTACACCGACGAGCGCGGCGCCTACGTGCCCGCCGCCGAAATCACCGAACGCGACGGCAAGTTCTTCTGGACCGACCAGACCGGCACCGAGATCGAGGCGTTCCAGGAGTACGGCAAGATCGGAAAGTCGCTGAAGAACGCCATCTCTCCCGATGAGATGTGCGATCTGTACGGCGCCGACACCTTCCGCTTCTACGAGATGTCGATGGGGCCGCTCGACACTTCCCGGCCGTGGGCGACCAAGGATGTCGTCGGCGCGCACCGCTTCCTGCAGCGCGTGTGGCGACTGGCGGTCGACGAGGAGACCGGTGCGCTGCGGGTCACCGACGCCGCACCGGCTGATGAGACGCTGCGCCTGGTGCACAAGACGATCGCCGGCGTGGACGAGGATCTGGCGGCGCTGCGCGACAACACGGCGGGGGCCAAGCTCATCGAGCTGACCAACCATCTCACCAAGACCTACCCCGGTGGCGCGCCGCGGTCGGCGGTGGAGCCGGTGGTGCTGATGCTGGCGCCGATGGCCCCGCACATCGCGGAGGAGTTGTGGGAACGTCTCGGCCACACCCGGTCGCTTGCCCATGGCCCCTTCCCGATCGCCGATCCGGCGCTGCTGGTCGACGCGTCGGTCGAGTACCCGATCCAGGTGAACGGCAAGGTGCGCAGCCGGATTCAGGTGCCCGCCGATGCCGACAACGCGGCCATCGAGGCGGCCGCGCTCGCCGACGAGAAGATCGCCGCGCTGCTGGGCGGCAATGCGCCGCGCAAGCTGATCGTGGTGCCGGGGCGTCTGGTGAACATCGTCGCGTGA
- a CDS encoding aminotransferase class I/II-fold pyridoxal phosphate-dependent enzyme: MTVELADGTLPSRQHHQERALPRFDLSLSENPFPPLPSVLSAVNGVLAQANRYPEFLPLRLPKLIADHVGVHSDQVVVGSGATGVAMQIIQALTTPGAGIVYGSPTFDGYPIMAEMAALDVVPVPLDAGGNQDLPAIALAVDKRTGLVVVCRPHNPTGTVIPSRLLQTFLRAVPQRVPVILDEAYAEFLGHADQIDTVALLRRHPNLLVLRTFSKAYGLAGLRIGYVFGSRELISRVRRLQLPFGMSSAAVAAVAASYAAEPELAARIVRITARREALRNALCLRGVAVPHSHANFLYLPGPGVATALRRGGIAAKSYPDGSARIAVGDPEADNAVLQALRPRGACNPIPEAS; the protein is encoded by the coding sequence ATGACCGTGGAACTGGCCGACGGCACGCTGCCGTCGCGACAACACCACCAGGAGCGGGCGCTGCCTCGATTCGATCTGAGCTTGAGCGAGAATCCTTTCCCGCCACTGCCTTCGGTGTTGTCGGCGGTGAACGGCGTACTCGCGCAAGCCAATCGGTATCCGGAGTTCTTGCCGCTCCGGTTGCCGAAACTGATCGCCGACCACGTCGGTGTGCACTCCGACCAGGTCGTCGTCGGTTCGGGTGCGACGGGGGTGGCCATGCAGATCATCCAGGCGCTGACCACGCCGGGCGCCGGGATCGTCTACGGATCGCCGACCTTCGACGGTTATCCGATCATGGCAGAGATGGCCGCGCTCGACGTCGTTCCGGTGCCGCTGGACGCGGGTGGCAACCAGGATCTGCCCGCCATCGCACTGGCCGTCGACAAACGGACCGGGCTGGTGGTGGTGTGTCGGCCGCACAATCCGACCGGCACCGTCATTCCGAGCAGACTGTTGCAGACCTTCCTGCGCGCCGTGCCGCAGCGGGTGCCGGTAATCCTCGACGAGGCATATGCCGAATTCTTGGGCCACGCCGATCAGATCGACACCGTCGCGCTGCTGCGCCGGCACCCGAATCTGCTGGTGCTTCGCACCTTCTCGAAGGCGTACGGGCTGGCGGGACTGCGCATCGGATACGTCTTCGGAAGCCGGGAGCTGATCAGCCGAGTGCGCAGGCTGCAGCTGCCGTTCGGGATGAGCTCGGCGGCGGTGGCCGCGGTAGCCGCGTCCTATGCCGCCGAACCCGAACTCGCCGCGCGCATCGTGCGCATCACGGCCCGGCGGGAGGCACTGCGGAACGCGTTGTGCCTGCGCGGTGTCGCGGTGCCACACAGCCACGCCAATTTTCTGTATCTACCCGGTCCCGGTGTCGCGACGGCGTTGCGCCGGGGCGGCATCGCCGCGAAGTCCTATCCCGACGGGAGCGCCCGCATCGCGGTCGGGGATCCCGAAGCAGACAACGCCGTCTTGCAAGCTCTCCGGCCACGCGGTGCCTGCAATCCGATACCGGAGGCTTCGTAG
- a CDS encoding SDR family oxidoreductase, which produces MTSVVTSTPKPTALITGASRGLGAAIARVLAPTHDLLLGARSAAALRDIQRELPSATAWPVDLTDYAAVAAAVVPLQRLDVLVHNAGVADLGTIAESSVQQWRNTLEANVIAVAELTRLLLPALRVANGHVVLINSGAGLRANPGWASYAASKFALRAFGDALRLEEPALRVTSIHPGRIDTDMQREIIAGEGREYRPEEFLTPETVAATVRNAIDTPRDGHPTEIVLRPY; this is translated from the coding sequence ATGACCTCCGTCGTGACCAGCACTCCGAAGCCGACCGCACTGATCACCGGCGCCAGCCGCGGGCTCGGTGCCGCCATCGCGCGTGTGCTCGCACCGACGCATGATCTGCTGCTCGGCGCCCGCTCCGCCGCGGCACTGCGCGACATCCAGCGCGAACTTCCCAGCGCCACAGCGTGGCCCGTCGATTTGACCGACTATGCCGCGGTGGCCGCGGCGGTCGTGCCCCTGCAACGACTGGATGTGCTGGTGCACAACGCCGGTGTGGCAGATCTGGGCACCATCGCCGAATCCTCGGTGCAGCAGTGGCGAAATACTTTGGAGGCCAACGTGATTGCGGTCGCCGAGCTCACCAGGCTGCTGCTTCCCGCACTGCGCGTGGCCAACGGCCATGTGGTGCTGATCAATTCGGGGGCGGGGCTGCGCGCGAACCCGGGCTGGGCGTCCTACGCCGCAAGCAAGTTCGCGCTGCGCGCCTTCGGTGACGCGTTGCGGCTCGAGGAACCCGCACTGCGCGTGACCTCGATCCACCCCGGCCGGATCGATACCGACATGCAGCGCGAGATCATCGCCGGTGAGGGTCGCGAGTACCGGCCCGAGGAATTCCTCACCCCGGAGACCGTCGCCGCGACGGTGCGCAATGCCATCGACACCCCGCGCGACGGGCACCCGACGGAGATCGTGCTGCGGCCCTACTGA
- the ggh gene encoding glucosylglycerate hydrolase: protein MAHPGFTPTQLAARAAYLLRGNDLGTMTSAAPRLYPHMWSWDAAFVAVGLAPLSVERAVIELDTLLSAQWKNGMIPHIVFANGVDGYFPGPARWECRKLAANAPDGPDTSGITQPPVHAIAVQRILDHSRRHGRSTRAVAEEFLNRRWPDLVRWHRWMAHARDPKESGRITLYHGWESGMDNSPRWDRAYQNVVVGDLPPYRRKDVLVVADRSQRPSDREYDRYLWLVEQMRRAGYDDYQLSSTMSFAVEDVFVTAIFALACEVLAHIGEEYKQPNADVRDLYTWAERFRAGVVATTDARTGAARDFDVRLQRWIGTETLSMFAPLLCGGLPRDTERSLLRLFEGPRFCGHPDLRYALPPSTSPVSKDFRSREYWRGPVWPVMSWLFSWVFARRGWAERSFMLRAEGLRQASDGSFAEYYEPFTGEPLGSMQQSWTAASVLDWLG, encoded by the coding sequence ATGGCACACCCGGGTTTCACCCCGACACAGCTCGCGGCCCGCGCCGCCTATCTGCTGCGGGGCAATGATCTGGGCACTATGACGAGCGCGGCGCCGCGGCTGTACCCGCACATGTGGAGCTGGGATGCCGCGTTCGTCGCGGTCGGCCTCGCCCCGTTGAGCGTCGAGCGGGCGGTCATCGAGCTGGACACGCTGCTCTCGGCGCAGTGGAAGAACGGGATGATCCCGCACATCGTCTTCGCCAACGGCGTCGACGGATACTTCCCCGGCCCGGCCCGGTGGGAATGCCGCAAGCTGGCCGCCAACGCGCCCGACGGCCCGGACACCTCCGGCATCACCCAGCCACCGGTGCACGCCATCGCGGTGCAGCGGATCCTCGATCATTCGCGCAGGCACGGGCGCAGCACCAGGGCGGTGGCCGAGGAGTTCCTCAACCGTCGCTGGCCGGATCTGGTGCGCTGGCATCGCTGGATGGCACACGCCCGCGACCCCAAGGAAAGTGGCCGGATCACGCTGTACCACGGCTGGGAATCGGGCATGGACAACTCGCCGCGCTGGGATCGGGCCTATCAGAACGTGGTCGTCGGCGACCTGCCGCCGTATCGACGCAAAGACGTGCTGGTGGTCGCCGACCGGTCGCAACGACCGAGCGACCGCGAATACGACCGCTATCTATGGCTGGTCGAGCAGATGCGCCGAGCCGGATACGACGACTACCAGCTGTCCTCGACGATGAGCTTCGCGGTGGAAGACGTGTTCGTCACGGCGATCTTCGCGCTGGCCTGCGAGGTGCTCGCCCATATCGGCGAGGAGTACAAGCAGCCGAACGCCGATGTGCGTGACCTCTACACCTGGGCCGAGCGCTTCCGCGCCGGCGTTGTCGCGACCACCGACGCGCGCACCGGCGCGGCGCGGGACTTCGACGTCCGGCTGCAACGCTGGATCGGCACCGAGACGCTGTCGATGTTCGCACCGCTGCTGTGCGGCGGTCTGCCCCGCGACACCGAACGCAGCCTGCTGCGCCTATTCGAAGGCCCGCGCTTCTGCGGCCATCCCGACCTGCGCTACGCACTACCGCCGTCGACCTCGCCCGTCTCGAAGGACTTCCGCTCCCGCGAGTACTGGCGCGGTCCGGTCTGGCCGGTGATGAGCTGGCTGTTCTCCTGGGTCTTCGCCCGCCGCGGCTGGGCGGAACGCTCGTTCATGCTCCGCGCCGAAGGACTGCGCCAAGCCAGCGACGGCAGCTTCGCCGAGTACTACGAGCCGTTCACCGGCGAACCGCTCGGCAGCATGCAGCAGTCCTGGACAGCCGCCTCGGTTCTCGATTGGCTCGGCTGA
- a CDS encoding SdpI family protein: MFVVALVLFVLALVAIATGVLGLTGKLPRNRVVGVHTEAALHDEETFRIANRVAAPTSVAAGALLFAGGLVAMAASTLPALIVAAGTAVVALFTLGAGANAAAQAVADLVPAEEVGGCGQSCGACSLRDACLPAG; the protein is encoded by the coding sequence GTGTTCGTCGTCGCTCTTGTCCTGTTCGTGCTGGCCCTCGTGGCCATCGCAACCGGCGTGCTCGGACTGACCGGCAAGCTCCCGCGCAATCGCGTCGTCGGGGTGCACACCGAAGCCGCTCTCCACGACGAAGAGACTTTCCGCATCGCGAACCGTGTCGCCGCACCCACCTCGGTGGCGGCAGGCGCCCTGCTCTTCGCCGGTGGTCTCGTCGCCATGGCCGCGAGCACCCTCCCCGCGCTCATCGTGGCGGCGGGCACTGCCGTCGTCGCGCTCTTCACCCTCGGTGCGGGTGCCAATGCTGCCGCGCAGGCGGTCGCCGACCTGGTTCCCGCCGAGGAAGTCGGCGGTTGTGGCCAGTCCTGCGGCGCGTGCTCGCTGCGCGACGCCTGCTTGCCCGCAGGCTGA